The sequence GGCCATCGGTGTGCGCGTAGGCGTCGTCGGTGCGCACGACGCGCAGGCCGATGCGCCGCGCCGCCTCGATCCAGATGTGGTCGAGTGGATCGCGGTACGGCGCGGCGGGAACGCGACTCATCGGCAGGTCGACCGCGGCCTCGGACGCGGCGACAGCCGCAGCCGGCGCGCGCGCTCGGCGCCCTCCGGTCGATCGATCGCGCCCATCGTGGTTGCCAGCGTCGTGAGTCCTCCGGCGTGCGCCACCTCGTCCCGCGGTCAGATGAAGAAATCGGGGGCGAGTTCGGCGCCGGGCACGACCGAGTACTTCGACAGGTCCGTGACCCCCTCGGCGGCGAGCACGTCTTCGTCGATGAAGAAGTTGCCGGTGACTTCGCGCGACGGCTTGGTGAGGATCGCGTGGGCCGCGTCGGCCATGATGTCCGGCTTGCGGCTGCGCTTGGCCATCGCGTCGCCGCCGAGCAGGTTGCGGATGGCGGCGGTGTCGATCGTCGTGCGCGGCCACAGCGTGTTGACGGCGATGCCGTCGCCCCGGAACTCCTCCGCCATCCCGAGCGCGCACATGCTCATACCGTACTTGGCCATCGTGTAGGCGACGTGCGGCGCGAACCAGCGCGCCTCCATGTTCAGCGGCGGCGAGATGTTCAGAATGTGCGGATTGTCCGACTTCTTCAGGTGCGGGATGCACTTTTGCGAGCACAGGAACGTGCCGCGCGCGTTGACCGAGTGCATCAGATCGAATTTCTTCATCGGCGTCTGCAGCGTGCCGGTGGGGCTGATCGCGCTGGCGTTGTTGACGAGAATGTCGATGCCGCCGAAGGTCTCGACCGTCTTGGCGACGGCGGCCTCGACCTGGTCTTCGAAGCGAATGTCGACAACGCACGGCAGCGCCTTGCCGCCCGCCTTTTCGATCTCCTCGGCGGCCGTGTAGATCGTGCCCGGCAGCTTCGGGTGGGGTTCGGCGGTCTTGGCGGCGATGGTGACGTTGGCGCCGTCGCGGGCCGCCCGCAGCGCGATCGCCAGGCCGATGCCGCGGCTTCCGCCGGTGATGAACAGAGTCTTGCCGTGAAGCGTTGCCATGGCGCGAACCTATCTCGGATGGACGGCCGACGCCAGCGGCGTCCGCGCCGCCGGCGGCCAGCGGTGGCTCCGGTCGTCCGGACGCCCGCGATCCGCGGCGTGGCCGCGCGCGGCGGCCCGGCTACGCGGACGGCTGAATCGCAATCGCAGCGGCGTCGCGGGTCTGTCGCCACGCGTTGAACTGGACGAACAGCTTGGCGAACGTCTGCTGCGTTTTCGGATCGAGATTTTCGTTGAACGACGGGTCGTGAATCATCACGTAGCGGCCGAAGTAGGAGAGTTGCTTGAGAATGAGCACGAACGCTTGCGGCAGGTGCAGGTCGTGCTTGGCGCCGAGCGCGCGCAGTTTCGGAAAGAACGCTTCGAGCATCTGCGGGTTGTCGACCGTCAGCGCCCGCAGCGGCAGGAACGTGTCCGTCACGTCGGCGACGTAGTCGTCCCAGTCGAGGTCCCGCTTGCGGATCGCGCCCATGTCGTAGATTGCGCGCGCGAGCAGGCGGCCGTCCCCCGACACCATCGCGGCGAGCCAGTCGGCGAGGGCGGCGCGCTGCGCGTCCGTGAACCGGCCGACGATGCCGAAGTCGATGTACCCGAGGCGGCCGTCGTCGAGCACGAGGATGTTTCCGGCGTGGATGTCGCCGTGGAAGAAGCCACCGAGCAGCACACAGGTCCAGAACACCTCGCTGGTGGCGCGCAGCGTGTCGCGGACGTCGGCGACGCGCCGGCGGACGCCCAGCGCGTCGTCGATCCGGCAGCCGAACAGCCGCTCGAGGACGAGGACGCGCTGGGTCGAGAGCGCATGGTGGACGCGCGGCGCCCGGGCGATCGCGAGCAGGCCCTCGCGGTCGAGGAGCGCGGTGAAGTCGTCGATGTTGCGCGCTTCGAGGCGAAAGTCCATCTCTTCGCGGATCGTCTTGCGGAAGTCGGCGACGATGCCCGTGAGGTTGGCGTGGCGCAGCAACCGGCTGGCGCGCTCGGCCACGCGCGCGCACAGGCCGAGCAGCGCGATGTCGGCCTCGACGCGGCGGCGGATGCCAGGTCGTTGCACTTTCAACACGACGGGGGTGCCGTCGGATAGCTCGCCGGCGTGGACCTGCGCGATCGACGCCGACGCGAGCGGGCGGTCCTCGATCGTGCGGAACGACGCGAGCGCGTCGGGACCGAGTTCCGCCGCGAGGATGCGCCGGATGCGTGCGGCCGGAATCGGCCGCACCTCGTCGAGGCACTTCGCGAACTCGTCGGTAGTCCGCTTGGAGAACGCAGTCGGGCTCGACGCGATCATCTGGCCGAACTTGAGGTAGGCCGGGCCGAGATCCTCGAACGCCAGCCGCAGGCAGCGCGCGGCGGTGGCGTCGCGGCAGCCGAGCCGCAGCGCGCGGGCGGCCAGGGGGGCGAACCGGCGCGCGGCGACGGCCGCGAGCACGAGCGCACGGCGCGGCACGGGCAGCGCGAGGACGAGGGCCAGCGCGGCCGCCGCGATCCACATCCCGGTCACGCGGTCATCATCGCACGGGCCGCGCCGCGGGCCGCCGAACGCGGGTTGCGCGCGCGCCCCGAACCGCGCGGTCCGGATCCGGTGCGGCCGCGCGGGAACGCGCGCGCCGGCGCGCCGCGGTCGCGGCAGGCCGGCGTCAGTACCGGCGGAAGTCGCGCCCCATG comes from Deltaproteobacteria bacterium and encodes:
- a CDS encoding NAD(P)-dependent oxidoreductase gives rise to the protein MATLHGKTLFITGGSRGIGLAIALRAARDGANVTIAAKTAEPHPKLPGTIYTAAEEIEKAGGKALPCVVDIRFEDQVEAAVAKTVETFGGIDILVNNASAISPTGTLQTPMKKFDLMHSVNARGTFLCSQKCIPHLKKSDNPHILNISPPLNMEARWFAPHVAYTMAKYGMSMCALGMAEEFRGDGIAVNTLWPRTTIDTAAIRNLLGGDAMAKRSRKPDIMADAAHAILTKPSREVTGNFFIDEDVLAAEGVTDLSKYSVVPGAELAPDFFI
- a CDS encoding AarF/ABC1/UbiB kinase family protein, with the protein product MTGMWIAAAALALVLALPVPRRALVLAAVAARRFAPLAARALRLGCRDATAARCLRLAFEDLGPAYLKFGQMIASSPTAFSKRTTDEFAKCLDEVRPIPAARIRRILAAELGPDALASFRTIEDRPLASASIAQVHAGELSDGTPVVLKVQRPGIRRRVEADIALLGLCARVAERASRLLRHANLTGIVADFRKTIREEMDFRLEARNIDDFTALLDREGLLAIARAPRVHHALSTQRVLVLERLFGCRIDDALGVRRRVADVRDTLRATSEVFWTCVLLGGFFHGDIHAGNILVLDDGRLGYIDFGIVGRFTDAQRAALADWLAAMVSGDGRLLARAIYDMGAIRKRDLDWDDYVADVTDTFLPLRALTVDNPQMLEAFFPKLRALGAKHDLHLPQAFVLILKQLSYFGRYVMIHDPSFNENLDPKTQQTFAKLFVQFNAWRQTRDAAAIAIQPSA